The genomic DNA TGCCTGCAAACAGTTTCCATCTCACGATTACTTTACATGGTGTTCAGCATCCGCACACATGGTGTTTACAAACAGCACCGCATGTGCGGCTGCTGAACACCATGTAAAATAACACAAGGATAAGGATTGATTAAGCTATGAAAACAAAATTAAAGAAATTACATTGGATATTGCTTTGCCAATCCGCCAGCGCTTGTCTCTTTATAGAGCGATGGGATGTCGTGTCCCGTCTGCTTCATTACTTCTACAACACGGTCGAAGGAAACACGATGACTACCATCACTAAATGACGCATAAAGTTGAGCATCCAGTGCACGACAAGCCGCAAATGCATTACGTTCGATACAAGGAATCTGTACCAAACCGCACACTGGGTCACAAGTCATACCCAAGTGATGCTCTAACCCCATCTCGGCAGCATACTCAATCTGTGATGGACTACCACCGAACAACTGACAGGAAGCAGCTGATGCCATAGCACACGCCACGCCAACCTCACCTTGACAGCCTACTTCTGCGCCTGAGATAGAAGCATTATACTTTACGATATTACCAAAGAGACCTGCTGTTGCAAGTGCGTGTAATATCTTTGTTTCTGAGAATTCGTGTCCTTTTGACAGATGATAAAGCACCGCTGGGACGACACCACAAGCCCCACAAGTTGGTGCGGTAACAATCGTACCACCAGAAGCATTCTCCTCACTTACTGCCAAAGCGTATGAATAAACCATTCCACGACTCTGCAAAGAAGGCTTATATCCACGTGCTTTTATGTAATAGTTAGGTGCTTTTCGAGCAAGGTTCAACGGACCAGGTAAGGCTCCTTCGCTGTCAAGACCACGCTCGACGGCTGCCTCCATAGTTTTCCAAACTTCGCGAAGATAGTCCCAAAAATCTTCACGCTCACACTGTTTTACATACTCCCAATAGCCTCGTCCATGATGCTCACACCACATCTGAATTTCTTTGAGGGTATGCATTTCATAAACAGAATCCTTGTGAAAGTAGTCATTTGTAGCCTTCCCTTCTGACAGTGCACCACCACCGATGCTATAAACCGTCCATTCGTCTAAGAGGTCTTGACTGCTATTATAGGCACGAAATAGCATTCCATTGGGATGATAAGGTAGAAAAACTTCAGGCTTCCATACTATCTCTATTGGCGCAACTTGTTTTAATACGTCAATGATAGCTTTGTCAGTCATATGCCCCTTACCCGTTGCAGCCAAACTGCCATATAGCGTAACTTCAAATCTTGCAGCTTCAGGATGACGCTCTGCAAAGATGATTGCTGCACGCTGTGGACCCATCGTATGACTACTCGATGGACCTTTTCCTATTTTAAAAATCTCTTTTAACGATTCCATGTGTGGTTTATCCCAAAATACTTCTTAATTTATGATTATACTGCAAAAGTACGAAAAAAAACAACAATGATACAGAAAAACAACTTATAAATTATCGGATATGATTTTTATTATTCTTCTGAAAACCTTTTTATGCTACTTTCGTTACTTACTCTCTTGAATGAATATATACTTCATCGTGTGCGAACAAGTTTCTTTATAATCAGCTGTAATATCTTTCCTTAGGCTTATACATTATCAAGAGTCGTTTAATTAAATCTTGAAGTAATGTG from Prevotella melaninogenica includes the following:
- a CDS encoding L-serine ammonia-lyase, whose product is MESLKEIFKIGKGPSSSHTMGPQRAAIIFAERHPEAARFEVTLYGSLAATGKGHMTDKAIIDVLKQVAPIEIVWKPEVFLPYHPNGMLFRAYNSSQDLLDEWTVYSIGGGALSEGKATNDYFHKDSVYEMHTLKEIQMWCEHHGRGYWEYVKQCEREDFWDYLREVWKTMEAAVERGLDSEGALPGPLNLARKAPNYYIKARGYKPSLQSRGMVYSYALAVSEENASGGTIVTAPTCGACGVVPAVLYHLSKGHEFSETKILHALATAGLFGNIVKYNASISGAEVGCQGEVGVACAMASAASCQLFGGSPSQIEYAAEMGLEHHLGMTCDPVCGLVQIPCIERNAFAACRALDAQLYASFSDGSHRVSFDRVVEVMKQTGHDIPSLYKETSAGGLAKQYPM